DNA sequence from the Polyangia bacterium genome:
CAGGTCGCGCGTCAGCGAACCAGAAAGACCGCGCCGCACCTTCGCCCCGGCGACCAGGAACAACGCCGCGAACACCACCGCCCCGATGCGGACAAAAGAACTGGCGTTACGGATGATCGCTGTCCACCATCCATCGGGCAGGCTCGCCAGCGCGTCCGAGTCAAAGCGAATGCCGAGGACCAGACCTTCGGCCAGCAGCAAAATGAGCAACGCCACCCAGCGCCCGATCGGAAGCGCGGTTTTGGGCTCCGGGCGGGCGTCACTGGGGGCGTCGTCGGAAGGCATCAAGGCCGGGCCACCGATCCGGTGTGCGATGGCGTCGTTCGGAACCAGAACGAAGGACCGCCAGCCGTGCAGAGGCGACCGAGGCTGCGGTCGGCTACGCGGGGTTTTTGCCGCGGCGGGCCTTCAGCAGCAAGCTGCCACCCACCAGCAGCGAACCGATCGCGCCCAGACCGGCCGGATCGATCTCCGGGGCTGAATGCGACGGCGGACCCTGATGAAAATCTTCGTGCCCGTTGTCGGCGTGTGCCGGCGAGGCCAGCAACACCAAAAGACCCAAAGAAGCGACGAACCCGAACAATCGACCGACGGTGGACTTCATCATGTCTCCTTGTTGAGAGGGTGATCATGAATACCACCGACACGCTTACCCGGTCAATACAAATTGTACGTCATCATACATTTATATATCGAGATATGAGGGCCAAGGAGAAGGCGGACTTGGGCCGCAGTCTCAGCGTACACTGCGTCCGCCTGAGCCGGAAATTGCCTGCCTCCGCGCGCAAAAAGCCGTTGTTATCGCCCCGCGGCGGGTGCCCTAGAACCGTCCCCGCGCTGGGTTTTGCCGTCATTGCCGCCCTCCTGACAGCGGGCAGCTGCCAGCGCTCGGCGCCTGGCTTTTATGGGACGGTGATGCCGCGCCACCCACCCGGCGAAATCTGGACCAACAACGGCACCGAACCGGAGTGGATCGATCCCGGCAAGTGCGCGGAGAACGCCGGCTCGGTGATCGACATGAACACCTTCGCCGGCCTGACCCAGCCGCACCCGAAGACGTTGCAGCCGATGCCGGAGATCGCCCGCACCTGGTCGATCGCCGACGGCGGCAAGCGATACACCTTCTGGCTGCGTCCCACGCAATGGTCGGACGGGCACGCGCTGACCGCCGAGGACTTCGTGTACTCGTGGAAGCGCGTCCTCGATCCGGCCACCGGATCGAAATACAACACGTTCCTTTATCCGCTGGAGAACGCCGAAGCCTTCGGCGAACGCGCGCTGTGGATCGCCGGGCTGCCCGCGGACTTCGAGACGGCAAAACTGGAGGCGCTGCTGGCGCCGCTGGCCCCGATCGCCAAGACGAAGATCGACCACGCGCACGGCTGGGCCTTCGCCTTCGTGAAGTCCGAAGGCGCCGCCGCCGCCGCCGACAAGGCCAAGGTGATCGCCGCGCTGAACGGCAAGACCATCGCCGGCGCCGCGGCGCCGCTGACGGTGAAGATCGCCGACGGCTCGGTGGTCGGGGTGCGCGCCCTGGACGACGATCGGCTTGAAGTGAGGCTGGAAAACCCGGTCCCCTATTTTCTCAGCCTGGTGTCGTTCTATACCGCGATGCCGGTCCCGCGGCACGTGCTGGAGCGCCTGGCGAAGGAAGGCAAGAACACCGACCTGTGGACGCGCCCGGAGTATTTCGTCTCGAACGGACCCTATGTCCTGAAAGAGTGGAAGTTCCGGCAGTACATGACGCTGGAGAAGAACCCGTACTACTGGGACAGCGCCAACGTGCGCACGCCGCGCATTCGCCTGTTGATGGTCGAAGACGAAAACACCGTCCTCAACCTTTATAAGACCGGGGAAGTCGACTACATCGGCTCGACCGTCAATCTGCCGCCCGAATTCTTGGACTACCTGCGGCCGATGAAGGACTTCGTCTCGCACCCGTTCCTGGCGGTCTATTTCTACTGGTTCAACACCAAGGTGCCGCCCCTCGACGACGCGCGGGTGCGGCGGGCGCTGAGCCTGGCCGTCGATCGCCAGGGCATCACCGAGTTCGTCACCCGCGGCCACCAGATCCCCAGCGCCACGTTGGTGCCCGACGGGCTGGCCGGGTATCACAGCCCGCCGGCGACGCTGTTTGATCCGGTGGAGGCACGCCGGCTGCTGAAAGAGGCCGGCTTCGACCAGCAGCACCCGCTGCCGAAGATGACGGTCATCTACAACACGATGGAAAGCCACCGCACGGTTGCCCAGGCCATCCAGCAGATGTGGAAAAAGCACTTGGGCCTGGACGTCGAGATCGCAAATCTAGAGTGGAAGGTCTATCTGGCGCGGCAGCAGGCGATGGACTTTCAGATCTCGCGCGGCGCCTGGGTGGGCGACTATCCAGATCCCTACACGTTTCTTGAATTGCTGACCGGCCAGAGCAACAACAACAACTCGAACTGGCGCAATGCCGAGTACGACCGCTTGCTGGCGGAGGGAAACAGCACCCTGGATCAGGTGGCGCGCATGAAGCTGCTGCGCCAGGCGGAAGAGCTGGCGATGGCCCAGATGCCGATGATGCCGATCTACATCTACACCCGCAACGAGCTAGCCAAACCTTACTTGCGCGGCTTCTGGGGCAACATCCAGACTCACACGGCGATGAAGTACTGGTGGATCGATCAGCGGTTCTATAAAGACGCCCCGGCGGTCCCGCAGGAAGATCCGCCGCCGCCCATGCCGACCCTGCCGCCGGCGCCCGTCACCGCGGACGGCGCGCGATGAGCGGCGTGACCCGCTTTGCCATCCGTCGGGCGCTGGGCTTGATCCCGACGCTGCTGATCATCGTGGTGCTGTCGTTCCTGGTCATTCGGCTGGCTCCCGGCTCGCCGTTCTCCGCCGAGCGCAAGGTGCCGCCCGAAGTATTGAAAGATCTGCAAGCGCACTATGGCTTCGACAAACCGCTGCCCGTGCAACTGGTCAGCTACGTCGGCAAGCTGCTGCACGGCGATCTGGGACTGTCGACGAAATATCCGCAGCGCACAGTCAACGAGATCATCGCCGACGGATTCCCGGCCACGTTGACCCTGGGTGCGGCGGCGCTGCTGTGGGCGTTGATTCTGGGCATCGGCGCCGGCATCGTCGGGGCCGTCCGCCAGAACACCCGCTGGGACCACGGCGTGATGGGCCTGGCCATGGTCGGCATCAGCGTACCGACGTTCGTGATGGGGCCGCTGCTGGTGCTGGTCCTGGCCTTGCGCTTTTACCTGCTGCCACCGTCGGGCTGGGGCGGGATCACGCACGTCATCTTGCCGGCGCTGACGCTGGGCACGGCCTACGCCGCGTACATCGCGCGGCTCACGCGCGGCGGATTGCTGGAGGTCATTCGCTCGGACTTCGTCCGCACCGCGCACGCCAAGGGTTTGCCCGAGCGCCTGGTGGTGTGGCGCCACATGCTGCAAGGCGGTCTGCTGCCGGTGGTGACCTTCCTCGGCCCGGCCATCGCCAACATCATGGTGGGCAGCGTGGTGGTGGAGAAGATCTTCGCCACCCCGGGCATCGGCCCTTACTTCGTCGACGCCGCCTTCAACCGCGATTACTTCCTGGTGATGGGGATCGTCGTTCTTTACTCGGTGTTCTTGCTGGTGATGAACTTGCTGGTCGACATCGCCTATGGGTTTTTGGATCCGCGGGTGCGGTACGAATGACCGCGCCGGTGCCCGCATCGGCGACGGCCGCGACGCCCGAACACCCGACTGAACTGGTGGTCGGCACGTCGCTTTGGCAGGACGCCTGGAAACGCCTGCGCAAGAACCGGGCGGCGGTCGCCGGTGGCATCGTCACCGTCCTGTTGATGCTGACCTGTTTTCTTGGGCCTTTCGTGGTCAAGGCGATCTGGGGTTACGGGTATGCCGATCAGAATCTGGCCTACGGCGCGCGCGGACCGTCCGCCCAACACTGGTTCGGCACCGACTTTTTCGGGCGCGATCTGCTGACCCGGGTGATGTTCGGCGGACAGATCAGCCTGGTGGTCGGTCTGCTGTCGGCCACCGTGGCCGCGGTGATCGGCACGATGTACGGCGCCATTTCGGGTTACGCCGGCGGGCGCGTCGACGGCCTCCTGATGCGCATCGTGGACATCATTTATTCGCTGCCCTACATGTTCTTGATCATCATCCTGGCCACCATCTTCGATCGCAGCCTGGTCATGCTGTTCATCGCGCTCGGCTTCGTCGGCTGGCTGACCACCGCGCGCATCGTGCGCGGGCAGACCTTGAGCCTGAAGGAACGCGAGTTCGTGCAAGCGGCGCGCAGCGTGGGCACCAACGCGCGCGGGATCTTGCTTCGTCACCTGATTCCGAACGCCATCGGGCCCATCATCGTGTACTTCACGCTGACGGTGCCGGAGATGATCCTGCAGGAAGCGTTTCTTTCGTTCCTGGGCCTGGGCGTGCAAGCGCCGCGGCCCAGCCTGGGCGCGCTCATCAACGACGGCGCCCGCCACATGACCATCTTCTGGTGGGAGCTGGCCTTTCCCGGCGCGGCGATGACGCTGCTGCTGTTCTGTTTGAACTTCCTGGGCGATGGGCTGCGGGACGCGCTGGACCCGCAGATGAAACGGTGAGCGCGTGACCAGCGCCGCCCCTGCCCCATCGGCCGCCGCCGCGCCGATCCTGTCGGTACGTGATCTCCGGACGTATTTCCGCACCGACGACGGATTGGTGAAGGCCGTCGACGGCGTGTCGTTCGCCCTCGGGCGCGGCGAGACGCTAGGCATCGTCGGGGAAAGCGGGTCGGGCAAATCGGTCACCAGCCTGTCGTTGATGCAGCTTCTGCCGCGACCGCCGGCCAGTCATCCGAGCGGGCAGATCATGTTCGACGGCCGCGACCTGATGACGTCGCCCGAGCACGACCTGCGCCGCCTGCGCGGCAACCGCATCGCCATGATCTTCCAGGACCCGATGACGTCGCTGAACCCGTATCTGACCGTCGAACGGCAGCTGACCGAGGTGCTGCAACTGCACCGCGGCCTGTCACGCGCCGACGCCCGCGCCCGGGCGATTCAGATGCTGGGCAAGGTTGGCATCCCCGACGCCGCCCGCCGCATTCACGACCACCCGCACGAATTTTCCGGCGGTATGCGCCAGCGGGTGATGATCGCCATGGCCTTGCTGTGCGAACCGCAGCTTTTGATCGCCGACGAGCCGACCACGGCCCTTGACGTCACCATCCAGGCCCAGATCCTCCGGTTGATCAAAGGCCTGCAGACCGAGCTTGGCACCAGCGTCATTCTGATCACCCACGATCTGGGCGTCGTGGCGGGGATGGCCGATAGGGTGGCGGTCATGTACGCCGGCCGCATCGTCGAGACCGGCGCCGCCACGGAAATCTTTCGCGACCCGCAGCACCCTTACACCCGTGGCCTTCTGCGCAGCATCCCGCGCCTGGATCGCGAGCAAGCGGGCGCGCTGCGATCGATCCCAGGATTGCCGCCGGACCTGTCGGCGCTGCCGCCCGGCTGTCCGTTTCGCCCGCGTTGCGACGTGGCTCAGGAACGATGCGGCCGCGAGTACCCGCCGGTGCTGACGCTGGGCCGAGCCCGCGACGTCTATTGCTGGGAGGCGCGGTCCAGGCATGGCCAGCGCTGAGGCCACGGCCGCCGCGCCGGCGCCGACGCCCACCCCGACGAAGCCCGGCGACGTGCTGCTGAGCGTGCGCGAGTTGCGCGTACACTTTCCCGTCGGTGGCGGCGTCGGTCGGGCGCCCGCCGTGGTGAAGGCCGTCGACGGCGTCAGCTTCGACGTCCGCCGCGGCGAAACGCTGGGCCTGGTGGGCGAAAGCGGCTGCGGAAAATCCACCACCGGCCGCGCGGTGCTGCAGCTGCTGCGGCCCACCAGCGGACAGATCATCTTCGACGGCCGGGAGCTGTCCGGCCTGTGGCGCAAACGGTTTGGCACCTGGCGCTGGTCGCGACCGCTGCACGATCTGCGGCGGCGGATGCAGATGATCTTTCAAGATCCCTACGCCAGCTTGAACCCGCGCATGACCATCGAGCAGATCGTTTCAGAGCCGCTGGTGAACTTCGCCGTCGCCAGCGGTGATGGCCTGCGCCGCCGCGTGCAGCAGTTGCTGGAACGGGTGGGCATGGATCCGCGTTACGTGCGCCGGTACCCGCACGAATTCTCCGGCGGCCAGCGCCAGCGCATCGGCATCGCCCGCGCCCTGGCCTTGTCGCCCGAGATTGTCATCTGCGACGAACCGATCAGCGCCCTGGACGTTTCCATCCAGGCCCAGATCCTGAATCTGCTGAAAGATCTGCAGCGCGATCTGGGCCTGACGTACGTCTTCATCGCCCACGATCTGGCGGCGGTTCGTCACATTTCCGATCGCATCGCCGTGATGTACCTGGGCCGCATCGTCGAGGTCGCCGACACCGAGACGCTGGTGCGCGCCCCCGCCCACCCGTACAGCCAGGCGCTGATCTCCGCCGTCCCGGTGCCCGATCCCGAGGCCGAACGCCGCCGGCAACCGATCGTCCTCACCGGCGACGTGCCAAGCCCCCTGTCGCCGCCGTCCGGTTGCCGTTTTCACACCCGCTGTCCGCAGGTCTTCGAGCGCTGCCCGCGCGAAGACCCCGCCACGTATGAAGCCGCGCCTGGACAGTTCGCCGCCTGCCACCTTCTGGACCGCTCCGCGCCATGAGTTAGTCTTCCGCGCGTTGTCCCTCCCCGCGAGCACTGATTCCGTCGAGCGTCCGGCGCCGCTGGCGTCGGTGCTGGCGGTGACGTTCCTGGGCTCGGTCAGCGGCGGCGCGTTCTGGGCAGGAATCTTTTTCGTCACCGCCAAGCGGTATGGATTTTCGCCGGCCCGCAACCTGGTCCTGGCCAGCGTGATGGGCGCGGTGTACGCCGTCGCCGCGCTGTCAGTGGGGCGCCTCTTGCGCGCGCTGCGCGGACGATTGAACCCGCGCGGCGCGCTGGTGGCCACCCTGGGCAGCTGGGGCCTGGCGTCGCTGACCCCGCTGCTGGCCCCGGCGGCGCCGGCGGTGCTGTGGGTGACGGCGCTGATCGGCGCGGCGGCGTCGGCGCTGACCTGGCCCATCGTCGAGAGCTATCTTTCCGCCGGGCGCCACGGCGCCCGCATGCGCGCCGCCATCGGCTGGTTCAACATCACCTGGACGCCGGCCACCGCGGTGTCGCTGCTGGTGATGCCGCTGCTGGCGAGATTCGACGTGCTGTGGACCATCGCGCTGTCGTCGATCGTGAACGCGCTGGGCATCATCGTGCTGTTCACCCTGCCGCCACGGCCGGGCGCGCACGGCGCCGAATCAGCGCAGGCGGCAGTGGGCGCGGAATATCCCTGGCTGCAGCGATCGGCGTCGTGGCTGCTGCCGCTCAGCTACCTGCTGTCGTCGACGCTGTCGCCAGTGCTGCCGCATCGGTTCGCCGCCGTGGGCGCCGGTGCCGCGCCTGACAGCGTGCTGGCGGCGACGTGGATGATGGCGCGGTTCGTGACGCTGTTCCTGATGTGGCGCACCGGTTTCTGGCACGGGCGCTGGGGCACGCTGCTGCTGGCGGGAACGGCGCTGGCCAGCGGGATGGCCACCGTGCTTCTGGCCGGAACGTTGGCAGTGTTGCTGCTCGGTCTTTTGATCTTCGGCGTCGGGATGGGCCTGACGTACTACGCGGCGCTGTATTATTCGATGGCCATCGGTCACGCCGCCGTCGACGCCGGCGGCACCTTCGAAGCGTTGATTGGTCTTGGGTACTTCACGGGACCGCTGCTCGGCCTGAGCGGCCACGCAGTCACCGACGAACAACACGCAGCCGCCGCGACGGTGGCCCTGGCGCTGCTGGTGGCCGGCGCCGCCTCGATCCCGGTCGTGCAGCCTTATCGACAGGCGCGACGACGGCGAGCCGGGACGTGACCGCGCCGGCGCGGCTGCGCGCGTTCTACCTGCTTTATTACGGGGGCATCGGCATCACCATTCCCTTCTTCGCGCCGTACCTGCGCGGCCTGGGATTTTCCGGACGGCAGATCGGAACCGTGCAGATGATCGGCGCGCTGACCGCCGCGCCGACGGGGATCATCTGGGCGATGGTGGCCGACCGAACGCGCGCGCCCACCCAGACCCTGAAACTGGCCACCGCCGGCGCGCTGGCCGCCGCCTGCATTCTGCCGTTGGCGCGCACGCCGCTGGCGATGGCCGCGGTGTTGATGCTGCAAGGCCTGGCCATCCCCGCCATCACGCCCCTGGTCGACGGGCTGGCCGTCGAGGCCACCCACGGCGCGGCCGGCGGCTATGCGCGGCTGCGCTTGTTCGGATCGCTCGGGTACGTGATGGCCGCGCTGGCCATGGGCGCGCTTTTGACCGCGCGCGGAGATCGTCCCGCTGATGCCCTGGTGCCGCTGGGCCTGCTGGGCTGCGCGGTGGGCTATGCGGCGACGGCGTGGGGATTTTCTTCGTCGCCGGCGATCGCAGCGGCGCCGCGTGGGCGCGACCTGCTGGCGTTGCTGCGCAACCGCACGCTGCTGTGGGTGATGGCGGCGGGGACGCTGCACACCATCTGCACCATTCCGTACTACCAACTTTACGGCGTGCTGGTGCGCGAGCGCGGGCTGCCAGCCGCCGTCACCGGCGCCGGCAGCACCGTCGGCGTCATCGCCGAGATCGCCGTGCTGTTTCTGTTTCCCCGCGTCGAGCAGCGACTCTCGTTGGGCGCCTTGCTGGCGATGGCGTTTTTCACCGGGACCATTCGCTGGTCGCTGCTGTCGGTGGCCACCTCGGCGCCGGCGATCATCGGGTTGCAGGTGCTGCACGCCGCGACCTTCGGCGTGTACTGGGCGGCCACCGTGCGCATCCTCAGCCACGTCGTCCCGGCTCCGCTGCGCATCACCGGCCAGGCGATCTATGGCGCCATCTGTTTCTCGTTGGGCGGCGCCATCGGCAGCCCATTGTCGGGCTGGGCCTTCGACGCCTTCGGCTCGGCCGCGCCGGTGTACCGCCTGGCCGCCGTCGGCGAGCTGCTGCCCTTCGCGGTGGCGTTTGTTCTGCGCGCGCGGCGACTGTGAAGTCTAGCGTCCTTGTGCAGCGGCCCCGCGCAAGGTCAAGCAGGTGCTGGTCGCTCGCGCCACCAGACTGCCGCCTTCGTCGAACACGTCGCACTCGATCAAGCTGACGGTGCGGCCGGCTTTCACCACGCGGCCCTCGGCGCGCAGGCGCGAGCGCCACACCGGCTTCAAGAAATTGATCTTCAATTCGAGGGTGGTGAAGGTCTCGCCGCGCCCGAGCGTCGTGGCGAACGCCATCCCCATCGCAGCGTCGGCGAGATCGCACAGGACGCCGCCGTGAAGCGTGCCCATGGGGTTGGCCATTCGCTCGTCCGCCGCCAGCTCCATGGTGGACTTTCCCGGCGACACCGCCACCATCGACATGCCCAGCAGCTTTCCGATCGGCGGCGCCTCGGCGGGCTCGCCGCGCATCGCCACTTGCATGACGTCATAGAGGTCAGCCATTGTTCAACACCTTACGGCGACCAGTTTTGGCGGCGCAATAAAACAAAATCGGCTTGACCCTCCGGCGGGCCGCTCGCAGCATTCACGATGGCGCAGCGGCGCTTGCCTAAATTGCCCGGCGCCCACTCACTTTCGGCCAGGAGCTTGTTCATGCATCGATCCCTGTTCCGGTTGCTGTCCTTGACGTTGGTGCCGGCGGCGATGTGGTCGTGTTCAAGCGGCGGTGGAGGTGGCGGCGGGGGATCCGGCGGCAGCGGCTCGGCCGGGGCCAGCGCGACCGGCAGTGGCGGCACGTCCGGCGGCAGCGGCGGCGCGTCCGGCAGCGGCGGCACGTCGGGTGGCAGCGGCGGGGCGACGATGGGCTCGGGCGGCAGCAACGTCGACGGAGGCGGCCAACCCGATACCGGGAAAACCGACGGCGGCGGCACCGGCG
Encoded proteins:
- a CDS encoding peptide ABC transporter substrate-binding protein — its product is MPRHPPGEIWTNNGTEPEWIDPGKCAENAGSVIDMNTFAGLTQPHPKTLQPMPEIARTWSIADGGKRYTFWLRPTQWSDGHALTAEDFVYSWKRVLDPATGSKYNTFLYPLENAEAFGERALWIAGLPADFETAKLEALLAPLAPIAKTKIDHAHGWAFAFVKSEGAAAAADKAKVIAALNGKTIAGAAAPLTVKIADGSVVGVRALDDDRLEVRLENPVPYFLSLVSFYTAMPVPRHVLERLAKEGKNTDLWTRPEYFVSNGPYVLKEWKFRQYMTLEKNPYYWDSANVRTPRIRLLMVEDENTVLNLYKTGEVDYIGSTVNLPPEFLDYLRPMKDFVSHPFLAVYFYWFNTKVPPLDDARVRRALSLAVDRQGITEFVTRGHQIPSATLVPDGLAGYHSPPATLFDPVEARRLLKEAGFDQQHPLPKMTVIYNTMESHRTVAQAIQQMWKKHLGLDVEIANLEWKVYLARQQAMDFQISRGAWVGDYPDPYTFLELLTGQSNNNNSNWRNAEYDRLLAEGNSTLDQVARMKLLRQAEELAMAQMPMMPIYIYTRNELAKPYLRGFWGNIQTHTAMKYWWIDQRFYKDAPAVPQEDPPPPMPTLPPAPVTADGAR
- a CDS encoding ABC transporter permease, encoding MSGVTRFAIRRALGLIPTLLIIVVLSFLVIRLAPGSPFSAERKVPPEVLKDLQAHYGFDKPLPVQLVSYVGKLLHGDLGLSTKYPQRTVNEIIADGFPATLTLGAAALLWALILGIGAGIVGAVRQNTRWDHGVMGLAMVGISVPTFVMGPLLVLVLALRFYLLPPSGWGGITHVILPALTLGTAYAAYIARLTRGGLLEVIRSDFVRTAHAKGLPERLVVWRHMLQGGLLPVVTFLGPAIANIMVGSVVVEKIFATPGIGPYFVDAAFNRDYFLVMGIVVLYSVFLLVMNLLVDIAYGFLDPRVRYE
- a CDS encoding ABC transporter permease, encoding MTAPVPASATAATPEHPTELVVGTSLWQDAWKRLRKNRAAVAGGIVTVLLMLTCFLGPFVVKAIWGYGYADQNLAYGARGPSAQHWFGTDFFGRDLLTRVMFGGQISLVVGLLSATVAAVIGTMYGAISGYAGGRVDGLLMRIVDIIYSLPYMFLIIILATIFDRSLVMLFIALGFVGWLTTARIVRGQTLSLKEREFVQAARSVGTNARGILLRHLIPNAIGPIIVYFTLTVPEMILQEAFLSFLGLGVQAPRPSLGALINDGARHMTIFWWELAFPGAAMTLLLFCLNFLGDGLRDALDPQMKR
- a CDS encoding ABC transporter ATP-binding protein translates to MTSAAPAPSAAAAPILSVRDLRTYFRTDDGLVKAVDGVSFALGRGETLGIVGESGSGKSVTSLSLMQLLPRPPASHPSGQIMFDGRDLMTSPEHDLRRLRGNRIAMIFQDPMTSLNPYLTVERQLTEVLQLHRGLSRADARARAIQMLGKVGIPDAARRIHDHPHEFSGGMRQRVMIAMALLCEPQLLIADEPTTALDVTIQAQILRLIKGLQTELGTSVILITHDLGVVAGMADRVAVMYAGRIVETGAATEIFRDPQHPYTRGLLRSIPRLDREQAGALRSIPGLPPDLSALPPGCPFRPRCDVAQERCGREYPPVLTLGRARDVYCWEARSRHGQR
- a CDS encoding oligopeptide/dipeptide ABC transporter ATP-binding protein gives rise to the protein MASAEATAAAPAPTPTPTKPGDVLLSVRELRVHFPVGGGVGRAPAVVKAVDGVSFDVRRGETLGLVGESGCGKSTTGRAVLQLLRPTSGQIIFDGRELSGLWRKRFGTWRWSRPLHDLRRRMQMIFQDPYASLNPRMTIEQIVSEPLVNFAVASGDGLRRRVQQLLERVGMDPRYVRRYPHEFSGGQRQRIGIARALALSPEIVICDEPISALDVSIQAQILNLLKDLQRDLGLTYVFIAHDLAAVRHISDRIAVMYLGRIVEVADTETLVRAPAHPYSQALISAVPVPDPEAERRRQPIVLTGDVPSPLSPPSGCRFHTRCPQVFERCPREDPATYEAAPGQFAACHLLDRSAP
- a CDS encoding MFS transporter, whose product is MTAPARLRAFYLLYYGGIGITIPFFAPYLRGLGFSGRQIGTVQMIGALTAAPTGIIWAMVADRTRAPTQTLKLATAGALAAACILPLARTPLAMAAVLMLQGLAIPAITPLVDGLAVEATHGAAGGYARLRLFGSLGYVMAALAMGALLTARGDRPADALVPLGLLGCAVGYAATAWGFSSSPAIAAAPRGRDLLALLRNRTLLWVMAAGTLHTICTIPYYQLYGVLVRERGLPAAVTGAGSTVGVIAEIAVLFLFPRVEQRLSLGALLAMAFFTGTIRWSLLSVATSAPAIIGLQVLHAATFGVYWAATVRILSHVVPAPLRITGQAIYGAICFSLGGAIGSPLSGWAFDAFGSAAPVYRLAAVGELLPFAVAFVLRARRL
- a CDS encoding PaaI family thioesterase, producing MADLYDVMQVAMRGEPAEAPPIGKLLGMSMVAVSPGKSTMELAADERMANPMGTLHGGVLCDLADAAMGMAFATTLGRGETFTTLELKINFLKPVWRSRLRAEGRVVKAGRTVSLIECDVFDEGGSLVARATSTCLTLRGAAAQGR